The sequence CATTTTAGGCTGGCCTGTGgccagcacagtttcttgatctTGGAGCACCCAGaactgaatgcacattttaagctggcctaatgccagcatagtttcttgatcttggaacattcagcactgaatgcacattttaagctaGCCTAATGCTAGCAGAGTTTCTTGATCTTGGAGCACCCAGaactgaatgcacattttaagctggcctaatgccagcacagtttcttgatctTTGAGCTCCAGCACcgaatgcacattttaagctggcctattgccagcacagtttcttgatctTGGAGCACCCAGaactgaatgcacattttaagctggcctaatgTCAGCATAGTTTCTTGATCTTGGAACATTCTGCACTGAATGCTcattttaagctggcctaatgccagcacagtttcttgatctTTGAGCTCCAGCACCaaatgcacattttaagctggcctaatgccagcacagtttcttgatctTGGAGCATCCAGaactgaatgcacattttaagctggtCTTAAGCTAGTTCAGTTTCTTGATCTTGGAGTatccagcactgaatgcacattttaagctggcctaatgccagcacagtttcttaaccttggagcatccagcactgaatgtacattttaagctggcctaatgccagcacagtttcttgatctTTGAGCTCCAGCACcgaatgcacattttaagctggcctaTTGCCAGCCCTGTTTCTTGATCTTGGAGCATATAGaactgaatgcacattttaagctggcctGAAGCCAGTTCAGTTTCTTGATCCTGGAGTatccagcactgaatgcacattttaagctggcctaatgccagcacagtttcgtaaccttggagcatccagcactgaatgtacattttaagctggcctaatgccagcacagttTCTTAACCTGGaagcatccagcactgaatgcacattttaagtGGGTCTTATGCCAGCACTGGTGAAGCATCCAGCATCAGATTATCTCTATACTGTAAATATCAGTAAGAGTTACTCAGCTGAAAAGTATTTACGGGTCAGAACGTCTCAATTACATGGACTTAAAATTTTGTAAGTTTTTAGATCTTTTGGTATTTTACTAGTTGGTAACTTGaaccaaattttattttttctcttttactaaAAGGTCGACTGAAACGAAATTTTaggcaaaatatatttatttcttctcATCTGCAGAACTGATCTTGGGAGTTTTTCTCTCCAGCTACAGAgcttttttttatgttatgtacATCAGAACAGTAAAACACCCAAATATGTAATGTACAAAACATAAGTGAGTATTATACAACACAAGTAAGTACTTTACAACACATCGACGCGAAAGAAATTCGAGAAGTTGATCGTTGGTGAAAAGTGAGTTTGTCCAGAGAACATTGGCGAGAGAGACGGGCGTAGGTCGGTCGGTCTGTTTATGTGGGAGAATGAGACGAGACAGGAATGGGTCGtgaatgattgagagagagagagaaaagagagagagagagagagagagagaagaagttgGGCACTATAGGTAGAAGTTACGACTGAGATGTTCAGGATCATGAGGGAAGTGCTCTGAGAGTCCCAGTTCCTGAAGGATGCAAACGAAGGAAAGAATCCTTACTCGAAAACGACTCCTGCAGCCCTCTGTTCCTCAGCGAAGCGGATCTGCTCTATGGCGTGGGCGGgcagtgggtggggggtggggatgaTGTCTCCTTCGGGTTGGAAGCCATTTTCGTCGGCCACGTAGGTAATTTGGACAACAGCTCCGTCAGGAAGATTGAATCTGGTGAACAAATCAATGAAAAATTGATAATTATTTGATCAGTTGATAATCCATTAATTAACAGTAGACTGAATATTCTATACTATGGAAAGttgattaaaaatattttgttttttgtgatGCAGCTACATTTCCTGTCAGTTGAGATAGCTGCACAAAATATTATGAACGAAAAATCATTTCGCAGTGGAAATCAGTTTATGATGAACAACTTcacaaaggaaaaaagaaagataatttttAGGAACCTTTTTATTTCTCAAGGTACTTTTGACACTttctattttcaattattattgtagAGGCTAAATTTTTATTTagttcatacatgtccccaattatTTTGATTACGTTTATCAAttaagatttgaaaagaaaaaaatatggattttttttattgtagaaaaCTCATTTAGCattgtaaaaaaatatttcttttgatgaccCCTCAACGAAGCCCCCAAGGTTTAAATCTCACCTGTAGGCTCCCCGGATGTTGACGGCGCCCTCCGCCCCAGGGAATCCCGAGGCCTCCACGGCAGTGCCATCGCTGAGTTCAAAAGCGTAGTTGAAGTTTCCGTCGCCCTGGTCGTCTCGGTCGTCTCTCAAGATGGCAATGTTGTCTTGGTGCTTTGGAGCAGCCAAGGACGCAGCGACCAGGCATGCCAAGATGATCTGTTTCAAGAGGTTGAATTGTGATAGCACTAAAGGATGAATTGAGATATGCATTGCTTCACTTCATGATTATCCCAAGAGAGTaatagggagagaaaaaaaaatagaaaattaagctgATGCCCATAACTTGTTTCTGCAACAAAATTTGTTTTggtatattttctttcataaacattttctgtatattttctcCACCATCATTTTGCATCAATAGTAAAATTCAGTGTTAGGATTTTAGACTCCTTGGCTATTAATGAATCGATAGTGCAGTGAGAGATTTCTCATATTAACTGGTTAGATTTTTCTTTGACTCATATTTCTAAATTTTCGTCTAGAGATTGTTACGAAAAGATTTCTATATGGCTAAAGCAGAATTCCTTTGGTGTCCTTAAAGGAATTCAAGTAGTTGGTTTTAactttttttggctcaggccatgtcgtcgtgatggaagttccttcataggttgcttcctaggtatatttgactacagtgatatatcccagagaatttaccaaaggtatccagaattctaactcctggagcgaatatcccttaaaattttacgaagggatatcgcgtaatatcagaggatgtattcttgacatgtctcatggctatctatgcccccaatagagctttcacttcgaggggaaagagaggcaagaatagggagAGTCGTTACAGAGGCGACACTcccactgtactgtaaatagtgcgccaaatcgccaccgcgaggcgccaccgagccattctttctcttgtatcTTCGCTAGACCGGTGTTTTCCCAGTTCTCTTGTGATATTTTGGAgtattttggacgctatgatgtctcccccagcctcatcagcttctggaaagttaagtaatatctttatcttgtgtaaatgtaagctcttgccagatttgcttttcgattgagatcgtaattaacgtaacaagagctgttgccagccggatggcgtcagtgacgcggtcgttcttctgttcatttagttagccagaacgacccttcccGGCatttattcgctttaataactttagctatttagatatttagctagggattcttataatatgtcattgttgtcgtgaatttggctattatgatcgagcctcacgagtgctaggcttcctagcctaggcaccctcacacttcatgaatgatataaccttcctggtaaagttttattgaagcacaggcaatattttacacttttatgatattacttaattatgctttcctcttccaagatagtatacagagagtttcgttgattgattctcaatgctcctaggctactagcctaggggctttagtatactttcatacatgtccccattgctcttgtattgccttttaaggggagagtgacatctcctataccttttaagttgataccaatctcctaggagattaagAGCagtccccttccctctgattagcctaggctattctcagttttctttgctgtgaacagagttctggcaaatttttactgagacgttccgttttctttctcctaaccactgagtcggttttgagtttaggacgggacatcagagtatcagtctgtgttaggcatctccctgtcttggtgaaatgatttcccatgtcaggttaagctgctctttcaggaggctagacttccctaggccatacttgggagcTTTGTacgacaattcccccttccctggcctagcagacagtcctgtgctgatagaccctagaccgaagaaaggatttcttcattgcctagggtctctagtacgagattctgctctcctgcgagttGGTGTCCTATGGacatcctctcccttgactaacccaacctggggaaatgatttcccctacctgaggttacttcatgagaccagaatcctttaggttaggtagtgcctttgggcattaccttacctataggacacctaccccctccccgctatctctttcgtgttgaatgatccaacaccctcctggccgtcgttctacattgaccctagggttcttgtagcactggcctgaggttccccgccTGCCGGCGGGTATCCTCGTATTCTTTAGAatgttcatcggtcctcccttggactgccttccatagcccttatgactgggatatggttgggtggaagcccgaatttaattcccccttccacttgaaccctcattctggatgcaggtcggcaaggctgagcccttgccttcctccatcctttctttctctcgtactttcatactgggccaaagacATTAGACATTCGGGaaccgactgccggccgctgagttgccggccggcacccatacctggtcatctgccgccgactgctgctgggtccccttgatggaaggatcctcggctgccggccggcagagtcgcCGCCGGCCGGCAGTACCACTGCCGGCTGGCAGAACCGCCaccgccggcagagccgttgccggccggcagagccgccgccgccggcagagccgttgccgacGCCCTATCAcacaatgttatgaagacaataattgccttcaatagcccagaataggccggcatgtgccggcctaCCCGGCAGACGCCGCCAGGCCCGGCAGGTGCCAGCAGGCCTGATAGgtctggcaacttgttaccaaacagtcagtgctgtagcccaaagtttttccaacctacaaggtgcttcatgggcagcctattgtgagaccatcacatataagagagcgattctctcttcctttaatggttatgatccattattatctttaatccccaatattgaaactggaagattgtgttaagagacactttatatcataggatatcatcttcccctgaaaattcttaagaattctgctttcaatattggtggaggtcatagcaattggctggacaggaaacacatgcaggtgtctttcctacttatagcttaccctatccaaactaatatgaaatattatatgtatgttgaaatttgagaatttcaccgaatactaattgacttttcctttctttacaagaagagcatcccgagtgcgggaatagtttttgcagggtccgcagtaagaacttctgtggccacgacatgtgcagggcccatgctcgttgcgcagtcaccaagggggctctcaagtattgggacccacaggtatgtaccgtttgtgaaaaactggtaagagaggcttttgatgaccataagtccactgagtcaagggatgcagcaaaggagaagctgcgtaaatgggtcaggggtttccagaagaatacttctggcctaTACCTTCCTTacgaaaggatgagggcttgtctttttcctagggcatcttcggatgcagttattccccaggctcaacctgagattcccctggtgcAGATTCTGATAGAATCTGAAGTctcggatgccttagagagcatccagctagaagacaacatgtcagttgtctcagaggagaccgagaacaatctcctagtggaggagttggatcaggcggatgaagttccacctgaaccagaaactgagaaagccgaaacgatttcggtgtcatcggccacagtgaatgagccggtgccttctaccTCCTCCACTGCGCCCAACTGGATTCAAtcacgagtactttgcactcgttgctgtccatggtgcaggacatgcaacagaaatcgaccgagaaggaggcctcttttcggTCTGAAATGcatcaactggttgcggcacgtttggctctgaagaagctaaacgttaaggatctccctgccttctctgatgttaacccctggaggtacgcagagcacatgcccatgtcgggcgggaagatcttcctctcagataaactggggactgtcccagtagaggaaattgagttctggcccagcaaaggggcctacccggattgctatgtccgtctcaggacggaacccgcatccaaagaggagacagagctgaaggaaactattgtccttgaactctctaaggctcaggccttatataccaccaccttaaaagagagggcctatactagctctaaggtgctggctctcagcaagaagcacccgtccttcattgctgatcctaaacgtgccttcccctttatggacaaagggctcaaggcagccttaaaggcagttgaggcagggaaaccgtgccctacactggaagagtgtagacccttctcccttgccttcctatcagacgatgcggactggaaggatgtccacaacaccttcacagtcggaaAGCTGcaagcagatattgctggacgacagttcggcgaagacctcccctagctgtcagactttctcctgtgtagggaacaggagacgaaagaacgcttagccgcttccttgtctctgcagactggcctggagacaatggcaagtatcCCAGATACCCctgacatgtacatggtcttcgccaacgcccatctggcgacagtgactaaagacctgtacaactttattaaagccagaagggcttgcagagagttcgtgttcgcctcggctgcggtgagacacgaacccaggaagctgatagcttctaacatctggggaaaagacctcttcccaagtgaagtggtcaaagaggtcgtggacaaagccgccactgaaaacaggaacctcctttccaagtggggcttgtcctccaaagggaaatcttcagctgacgagggtctccagccgaagaatagaccaaaacgacctgaagtgcctctcggcctaagcaacaacagcagcttcccgtggccacggtgccccagatggtggcacaagcacccactaccttccaactgctgccccaaacactggcgactccgtcaccggtgttcaccccagtgtttgaaaggcagtctacgacctttcggccgaagtctcgaggatcctttcgaggctcctccagacgcccctccagaggtaggggcaacaggcgTAGACGTGGCCAaagaggtaaatcctcctcccagcactcaaagtgaaatgctaccggtaggagggagactcttctacttccgggattgttggaccttcgatccctgggcccacagcctaatcaagaacggactagggtggagttggagctcaactctaccaaccttccctcaattcttccaacactcaacccccatattggaagaatatgttctggaactcttgagcaaaaaagTTATACAGAAggcgaagtccgtcagattccaaggaaggctattttgtgttctgaagaaggactcggaaaagctcagagtaattctggacttgtcaccacttaacaagttcatagtgaactacaagttgaAAATGGTgatgcttcaacacatcaggaccctgttgcccaaacgggcatacacagtctccatagacatgacggatgcgtactggcccgttccgatcagccgtcaagtttccccctacctgggattcaaactacaatgaagacagtatgtcttcagagccatgcccttcggactaaacatagctccaagggtattcaccaagcttgcgaatgcagtcattcatcaactaggcctaaaaggaatccaggtggtagcctacctggatgactggctggtgtgggcagcatccgaagaagagtgcaggcaagcctccatggaagtgatccagttcctggaacacttgggattcaagatcaatctggaaaaatcccgactgtctccagctcagaagattcagtggctgggcgtccactggaacttgcagtcacactgcctttccattccatcaaagaaaaggaaagagatagcaggatctgtcagaagccttctttgatccgcaaggatatcaagaaggtaacaggagagagtgttggggtctctccagttcgcctcagtgatatatccagtattgagagcacaattaaaagatgcatcaggagtttggagaaaatacgcatcaaacgctcgaagagatctacaaagaccgataccaaatcgtctgcgatcactactcaagccatggtcggaggccaataacctaagaaacaaggtacccttgaaaccacctcctccagcagtcaccgttcatacggatacctcgaaggaggggtggggatgtcattctcatcatcggaaagtccaaggaacctggtctcccctcttcaagtccttccacatcaattttctggaagccatggcagtttttctatctctgaaaaagctgaaacttcgctgctcaatccacatccgtttggttctagacagtgaagtagtaatgagatgcctaaatcgacaaggctcgagatcgcctcacataaatcaagtgatattggccatccttcgcctagcccagaagaagagatggcacttgtcagcagtccacctccaagggttccgcaatgtgacggcggacgctctatccagggtcaacccgatagagtctgaatggtctctagacgcaagatcattctctttcattttacgaaaagtcccaggactgcagatagacctcttcgcaacgagcgataacaagaagctaccccggtatgtagccccgtacgaggatcctctagcagaagcgacagacgcaatgtccatagattggaa comes from Palaemon carinicauda isolate YSFRI2023 chromosome 3, ASM3689809v2, whole genome shotgun sequence and encodes:
- the LOC137633915 gene encoding cuticle protein AM1199-like — its product is MHISIHPLVLSQFNLLKQIILACLVAASLAAPKHQDNIAILRDDRDDQGDGNFNYAFELSDGTAVEASGFPGAEGAVNIRGAYRFNLPDGAVVQITYVADENGFQPEGDIIPTPHPLPAHAIEQIRFAEEQRAAGVVFE